TGTTGCCGTCGGCTTCGCTCGGAGCCGCGGATGAAAAGGGCAAGCGCCATGCGATGTATGAGCCCTGCCATGGCTCGGCGCCCGACATCGCCGGCAAGGGCATCGCCAATCCGATCGCCATGATCGGTTCGCTCGGCATGGCCCTGCGTTACAGCTTCGATCTGCCGAAGGCGGCAGACGCGATCGACGCGGCGATCGCGGGCGTGTTGGCCAAAGGCCTGCGCACGGCCGACATCAAGGGCGACGCGCCGTCGACCGTCTCAACAAAAGAGATGGGCGACGCGATCGTGGCGGAGCTGAAGACGGCGCTGTCCTAGAACAGGCTCCGCGCGATTTACTTCCCGTGCACCATGCCGAGGAATTCCTCGCGGGTGCGCGGATCGTCGCGGATGACGCCGAGCAGGCGGCTCGTCGTTAGCAGCGAGCCTGTCGTGTTGACGCCGCGCAGCGTCATGCAGCTGTGCTCCGCCTCGATGACGACGCCGACCCCCTGCGGCTCCAAAATATCCTGGATCGCTTCGGCGATCTCGGCGGTGAGCTTTTCCTGAATTTGCAGCCGGCGCGCGAAGCCATGCACGACGCGCGCGAGCTTTGAAATCCCGACCACGCGGTTGCTCGGCAGATAGCCGACATGCGCGCGCCCGGTCACCGGCAACATGTGGTGCTCGCAGAAGCTGACGACGCGAATGTCCTTGAGGACCACGAGCTCGTCATAGCCGCCGACCTCGTCGAAGGTGCGCTTGAGGTAGTCGCGCGGATCGACTTCATAGCCCGCGAAAAGCTCGCGGTAGGAGCGCGCCACACGCTCCGGCGTGTCGATCAGACCCTCGCGACTAGGATCGTCTCCCGCCCATTCGATGAGAACCCGCACGGCCGCCTCTGCGTCAGCTTGAGTGGGTTTGGCCATGCCTTCAGCCCTCCAGGATCGTCGAGACGGACGCGCCCGCCCAGCCCTGGATAAAGTCACAGGCTATGGCGTTTGGCAAAGGCCAGTGCTGATCCATTCGTCAAAAGAAAAACGCCGGCGCGCGCGCGCCGGCGTTTCGAATGGAGCCGTTCTCAGGTCAGCGTACGAGGCCGCCGATGGCCGATCCGACCGAGTTCACCGAGCGCTTGACGAAGCCGAAAGGTCCGTCGCTCGCGGGCGGTGGAGGCGGAGGCGGCGCGACCGGCGCCGGCTCAGGCGCCGCGACGGCCACCGGCGCCTCGGCGGCCGACTTGGGTCGGCTGGCCACCGGCTTCGC
Above is a genomic segment from Methylocystis rosea containing:
- the folE gene encoding GTP cyclohydrolase I FolE, whose product is MAKPTQADAEAAVRVLIEWAGDDPSREGLIDTPERVARSYRELFAGYEVDPRDYLKRTFDEVGGYDELVVLKDIRVVSFCEHHMLPVTGRAHVGYLPSNRVVGISKLARVVHGFARRLQIQEKLTAEIAEAIQDILEPQGVGVVIEAEHSCMTLRGVNTTGSLLTTSRLLGVIRDDPRTREEFLGMVHGK